From a single Bos indicus isolate NIAB-ARS_2022 breed Sahiwal x Tharparkar chromosome 11, NIAB-ARS_B.indTharparkar_mat_pri_1.0, whole genome shotgun sequence genomic region:
- the ACTR1B gene encoding beta-centractin isoform X2, translated as MCRAPQAHAGDGWSPGRRPLYRTESRASGLQEHRGLLAIRYPMEHGVVRDWNDMERIWQYVYSKDQLQTFSEEHPVLLTEAPLNPSKNREKAAEVFFETFNVPALFISMQAVLSLYATGRTTGVVLDSGDGVTHAVPVYEGFAMPHSIMRVDIAGRDVSRYLRLLLRKEGADFHTSAEFEVVRTIKERACYLSINPQKDEALETEKVQYTLPDGSTLNVGPARFRAPELLFQPDLIGDESEGLHEVLVFAIHKSDMDLRRTLFANIMLSGGSTLFKGFGDRLLSEVKKLAPKDVKIKISAPQERLYSTWIGGSILASLDTFKKMWVSKKEYEEDGSRAIHRKTF; from the exons ATG TGTCGGGCGCCCCAAGCACATGCGGGTGATGGCTGGAGCCCTGGAAGGAGACCTCTTTATCGGACCGAAAGCAGAG CCTCCGGTCTGCAGGAGCACCGGGGGCTGCTGGCCATCCGCTACCCCATGGAGCACGGCGTGGTGAGGGACTGGAACGACATGGAGCGGATCTGGCAGTACGTCTACTCTAAGGACCAGCTGCAGACCTTCTCGGAGGAG CATCCTGTTCTTCTTACGGAAGCGCCGCTCAACCCGAGTAAGAACCGAGAGAAGGCGGCAGAGGTGTTCTTCGAGACCTTCAACGTGCCGGCCCTGTTCATCTCCATGCAGGCCGTGCTCAGCCT GTACGCCACAGGACGCACGACTGGAGTGGTTTTGGATTCGGGGGACGGGGTCACACACGCCGTCCCCGTCTACGAGGGTTTCGCCATGCCCCACTCCATCATGCGGGTGGACATTGCTGGCCGCGACGTCTCCCGCTACCTCCGGCTGCTGCTGCGCAAGGAGGGGGCGGACTTTCACACCTCGGCTGAGTTTGAGGTCGTCCGGACCATCAAAGAG CGGGCCTGCTACCTGTCCATCAACCCGCAGAAGGATGAGGCTCTGGAGACAGAGAAGGTGCAGTACACCCTGCCAGACGGCAGCACGCTCAAC GTGGGACCAGCGCGGTTCCGGGCCCCTGAGCTGCTGTTCCAGCCAGACCTGATAGGGGATGAGAGTGAGGGACTCCATGAGGTGCTGGTCTTCGCCATCCACAAGTCTGACATGGATCTGCGCCGCACGCTGTTTGCCAACATCATGCTTTCTGGTGGCTCCACGCTTTTCAAAG GCTTTGGTGATCgattactaagtgaagtaaagaaGCTTGCCCCAAAGGACGTCAAAATCAAG ATCTCAGCCCCTCAGGAACGGCTGTACTCCACGTGGATCGG ggGCTCTATCCTGGCCTCACTGGACACTTTTAAGAAGATGTGGGTATCCAAAAAGGAGTATGAAGAGGACGGCTCCCGGGCTATTCATCGAAAAACCTTCTAG
- the ACTR1B gene encoding beta-centractin isoform X1, translating into MESYDIIANQPVVIDNGSGVIKAGFAGDQIPKYCFPNYVGRPKHMRVMAGALEGDLFIGPKAEEHRGLLAIRYPMEHGVVRDWNDMERIWQYVYSKDQLQTFSEEHPVLLTEAPLNPSKNREKAAEVFFETFNVPALFISMQAVLSLYATGRTTGVVLDSGDGVTHAVPVYEGFAMPHSIMRVDIAGRDVSRYLRLLLRKEGADFHTSAEFEVVRTIKERACYLSINPQKDEALETEKVQYTLPDGSTLNVGPARFRAPELLFQPDLIGDESEGLHEVLVFAIHKSDMDLRRTLFANIMLSGGSTLFKGFGDRLLSEVKKLAPKDVKIKISAPQERLYSTWIGGSILASLDTFKKMWVSKKEYEEDGSRAIHRKTF; encoded by the exons ATGGAGTCCTACGATATCATCGCCAACCAGCCCGTGGTCATCGACAAC GGTTCCGGGGTGATCAAGGCTGGCTTTGCAGGAGACCAGATTCCCAAATACTGTTTTCCAAACTA TGTCGGGCGCCCCAAGCACATGCGGGTGATGGCTGGAGCCCTGGAAGGAGACCTCTTTATCGGACCGAAAGCAGAG GAGCACCGGGGGCTGCTGGCCATCCGCTACCCCATGGAGCACGGCGTGGTGAGGGACTGGAACGACATGGAGCGGATCTGGCAGTACGTCTACTCTAAGGACCAGCTGCAGACCTTCTCGGAGGAG CATCCTGTTCTTCTTACGGAAGCGCCGCTCAACCCGAGTAAGAACCGAGAGAAGGCGGCAGAGGTGTTCTTCGAGACCTTCAACGTGCCGGCCCTGTTCATCTCCATGCAGGCCGTGCTCAGCCT GTACGCCACAGGACGCACGACTGGAGTGGTTTTGGATTCGGGGGACGGGGTCACACACGCCGTCCCCGTCTACGAGGGTTTCGCCATGCCCCACTCCATCATGCGGGTGGACATTGCTGGCCGCGACGTCTCCCGCTACCTCCGGCTGCTGCTGCGCAAGGAGGGGGCGGACTTTCACACCTCGGCTGAGTTTGAGGTCGTCCGGACCATCAAAGAG CGGGCCTGCTACCTGTCCATCAACCCGCAGAAGGATGAGGCTCTGGAGACAGAGAAGGTGCAGTACACCCTGCCAGACGGCAGCACGCTCAAC GTGGGACCAGCGCGGTTCCGGGCCCCTGAGCTGCTGTTCCAGCCAGACCTGATAGGGGATGAGAGTGAGGGACTCCATGAGGTGCTGGTCTTCGCCATCCACAAGTCTGACATGGATCTGCGCCGCACGCTGTTTGCCAACATCATGCTTTCTGGTGGCTCCACGCTTTTCAAAG GCTTTGGTGATCgattactaagtgaagtaaagaaGCTTGCCCCAAAGGACGTCAAAATCAAG ATCTCAGCCCCTCAGGAACGGCTGTACTCCACGTGGATCGG ggGCTCTATCCTGGCCTCACTGGACACTTTTAAGAAGATGTGGGTATCCAAAAAGGAGTATGAAGAGGACGGCTCCCGGGCTATTCATCGAAAAACCTTCTAG
- the ACTR1B gene encoding beta-centractin isoform X3: MESYDIIANQPVVIDNGSGVIKAGFAGDQIPKYCFPNYVGRPKHMRVMAGALEGDLFIGPKAEHPVLLTEAPLNPSKNREKAAEVFFETFNVPALFISMQAVLSLYATGRTTGVVLDSGDGVTHAVPVYEGFAMPHSIMRVDIAGRDVSRYLRLLLRKEGADFHTSAEFEVVRTIKERACYLSINPQKDEALETEKVQYTLPDGSTLNVGPARFRAPELLFQPDLIGDESEGLHEVLVFAIHKSDMDLRRTLFANIMLSGGSTLFKGFGDRLLSEVKKLAPKDVKIKISAPQERLYSTWIGGSILASLDTFKKMWVSKKEYEEDGSRAIHRKTF; encoded by the exons ATGGAGTCCTACGATATCATCGCCAACCAGCCCGTGGTCATCGACAAC GGTTCCGGGGTGATCAAGGCTGGCTTTGCAGGAGACCAGATTCCCAAATACTGTTTTCCAAACTA TGTCGGGCGCCCCAAGCACATGCGGGTGATGGCTGGAGCCCTGGAAGGAGACCTCTTTATCGGACCGAAAGCAGAG CATCCTGTTCTTCTTACGGAAGCGCCGCTCAACCCGAGTAAGAACCGAGAGAAGGCGGCAGAGGTGTTCTTCGAGACCTTCAACGTGCCGGCCCTGTTCATCTCCATGCAGGCCGTGCTCAGCCT GTACGCCACAGGACGCACGACTGGAGTGGTTTTGGATTCGGGGGACGGGGTCACACACGCCGTCCCCGTCTACGAGGGTTTCGCCATGCCCCACTCCATCATGCGGGTGGACATTGCTGGCCGCGACGTCTCCCGCTACCTCCGGCTGCTGCTGCGCAAGGAGGGGGCGGACTTTCACACCTCGGCTGAGTTTGAGGTCGTCCGGACCATCAAAGAG CGGGCCTGCTACCTGTCCATCAACCCGCAGAAGGATGAGGCTCTGGAGACAGAGAAGGTGCAGTACACCCTGCCAGACGGCAGCACGCTCAAC GTGGGACCAGCGCGGTTCCGGGCCCCTGAGCTGCTGTTCCAGCCAGACCTGATAGGGGATGAGAGTGAGGGACTCCATGAGGTGCTGGTCTTCGCCATCCACAAGTCTGACATGGATCTGCGCCGCACGCTGTTTGCCAACATCATGCTTTCTGGTGGCTCCACGCTTTTCAAAG GCTTTGGTGATCgattactaagtgaagtaaagaaGCTTGCCCCAAAGGACGTCAAAATCAAG ATCTCAGCCCCTCAGGAACGGCTGTACTCCACGTGGATCGG ggGCTCTATCCTGGCCTCACTGGACACTTTTAAGAAGATGTGGGTATCCAAAAAGGAGTATGAAGAGGACGGCTCCCGGGCTATTCATCGAAAAACCTTCTAG
- the ACTR1B gene encoding beta-centractin isoform X4: MRVMAGALEGDLFIGPKAEEHRGLLAIRYPMEHGVVRDWNDMERIWQYVYSKDQLQTFSEEHPVLLTEAPLNPSKNREKAAEVFFETFNVPALFISMQAVLSLYATGRTTGVVLDSGDGVTHAVPVYEGFAMPHSIMRVDIAGRDVSRYLRLLLRKEGADFHTSAEFEVVRTIKERACYLSINPQKDEALETEKVQYTLPDGSTLNVGPARFRAPELLFQPDLIGDESEGLHEVLVFAIHKSDMDLRRTLFANIMLSGGSTLFKGFGDRLLSEVKKLAPKDVKIKISAPQERLYSTWIGGSILASLDTFKKMWVSKKEYEEDGSRAIHRKTF; this comes from the exons ATGCGGGTGATGGCTGGAGCCCTGGAAGGAGACCTCTTTATCGGACCGAAAGCAGAG GAGCACCGGGGGCTGCTGGCCATCCGCTACCCCATGGAGCACGGCGTGGTGAGGGACTGGAACGACATGGAGCGGATCTGGCAGTACGTCTACTCTAAGGACCAGCTGCAGACCTTCTCGGAGGAG CATCCTGTTCTTCTTACGGAAGCGCCGCTCAACCCGAGTAAGAACCGAGAGAAGGCGGCAGAGGTGTTCTTCGAGACCTTCAACGTGCCGGCCCTGTTCATCTCCATGCAGGCCGTGCTCAGCCT GTACGCCACAGGACGCACGACTGGAGTGGTTTTGGATTCGGGGGACGGGGTCACACACGCCGTCCCCGTCTACGAGGGTTTCGCCATGCCCCACTCCATCATGCGGGTGGACATTGCTGGCCGCGACGTCTCCCGCTACCTCCGGCTGCTGCTGCGCAAGGAGGGGGCGGACTTTCACACCTCGGCTGAGTTTGAGGTCGTCCGGACCATCAAAGAG CGGGCCTGCTACCTGTCCATCAACCCGCAGAAGGATGAGGCTCTGGAGACAGAGAAGGTGCAGTACACCCTGCCAGACGGCAGCACGCTCAAC GTGGGACCAGCGCGGTTCCGGGCCCCTGAGCTGCTGTTCCAGCCAGACCTGATAGGGGATGAGAGTGAGGGACTCCATGAGGTGCTGGTCTTCGCCATCCACAAGTCTGACATGGATCTGCGCCGCACGCTGTTTGCCAACATCATGCTTTCTGGTGGCTCCACGCTTTTCAAAG GCTTTGGTGATCgattactaagtgaagtaaagaaGCTTGCCCCAAAGGACGTCAAAATCAAG ATCTCAGCCCCTCAGGAACGGCTGTACTCCACGTGGATCGG ggGCTCTATCCTGGCCTCACTGGACACTTTTAAGAAGATGTGGGTATCCAAAAAGGAGTATGAAGAGGACGGCTCCCGGGCTATTCATCGAAAAACCTTCTAG